One genomic segment of Rhizobium sp. ZPR4 includes these proteins:
- a CDS encoding arginine deiminase-related protein, which yields MTRSSVQAPKSVVMIRPHHFTPNPMTAADNAFQSNDSKRSAAAIANKAFDEVTRMAEGLADTGVTVHVFEDETVSTPDSVFPNNWFSTHSGGHVAIYPMYSANRQKERRSDVIEMLKNEYRVQDVIDYSGLEKDNVYLEGTGAMVLDHIGRVAYAVRSNRTNEVALERFCTHFNFEPMVFDAVDRSGKPIYHTNVLMCIGTDFALLGTQMIPDASRRQEIVTRLEETGRQVIELSIGQIENFAGNAIELEGREGRVLVLSARAHTSLDQEQIATVERSAKLSPFNVSTIELAGGSVRCMLAGIHLSRRTALTEHLQFAAA from the coding sequence ATGACCAGATCGTCCGTACAAGCGCCGAAGTCAGTGGTGATGATCCGGCCGCATCATTTTACGCCGAACCCGATGACTGCCGCCGACAATGCGTTCCAGTCGAATGACAGCAAACGCTCTGCCGCGGCGATCGCGAACAAGGCCTTTGACGAGGTTACGCGGATGGCCGAAGGTCTCGCCGACACCGGCGTCACCGTCCATGTCTTCGAGGACGAGACCGTCTCAACGCCGGACTCCGTCTTTCCAAACAACTGGTTCTCGACCCATTCCGGCGGGCACGTCGCCATCTACCCGATGTACTCGGCCAATCGGCAAAAGGAGCGCCGCAGCGACGTCATCGAGATGCTGAAGAATGAGTACCGGGTCCAGGACGTCATCGACTACTCAGGGCTCGAGAAGGACAATGTCTATCTCGAGGGCACCGGGGCGATGGTACTCGACCACATCGGCCGGGTTGCCTATGCGGTGCGTTCGAACCGCACCAACGAAGTCGCGCTCGAGCGGTTCTGCACGCACTTCAACTTCGAGCCGATGGTCTTCGATGCCGTGGATCGCAGCGGCAAGCCGATCTACCACACCAATGTGCTGATGTGCATCGGCACGGATTTTGCGCTGCTGGGGACGCAGATGATCCCCGATGCTTCCCGCCGGCAGGAGATCGTCACCAGGCTCGAAGAGACCGGCCGCCAGGTCATCGAGCTGTCGATTGGGCAGATTGAGAACTTCGCTGGCAATGCCATCGAGCTCGAAGGCAGGGAAGGCCGTGTCCTTGTGCTGTCGGCCCGCGCCCACACGAGCCTGGATCAGGAGCAGATCGCGACGGTCGAGCGCTCCGCGAAGCTGTCGCCGTTCAACGTATCGACGATCGAACTCGCCGGCGGCTCGGTGCGCTGCATGCTCGCTGGCATTCACCTGTCGCGACGCACAGCGCTGACGGAACACCTGCAATTCGCGGCCGCATGA
- a CDS encoding methyl-accepting chemotaxis protein: MVAAKANRDMNALAVLGAVDPKIDDLSTRLREWNENMEARVSGGVADLSAQNINSIVGSGAVLAFAIIAAIFGSMALASVAIVAPIQRLRQKMMRLAEGDLTVAIDETARGDEIGSMAKSVEVFQDNARQRVALEASARQKDQELETSRRSVDAEKAAHARDVETAVSTLAGALGRLADGDLSNRIELPFGAGLDRVRLDFNAAVDKLENTLRAVGANARSIEASAIEIRGAADELAQRTEQQAASVEETAAALEEITTATRDATTRAEEAEGLVRQARESAQASGSIVQRTVGAMKAIETSSVEIGSIIGVIDEIAFQTNLLALNAGVEAARAGEAGKGFAVVAQEVRELAQRSAQAAREIKALITTSSEQVRSGVGLVSETGDALQAIVARVEDISGRVRAIATSAKEQLVGLQEINGAVTTIDQTTQRNAAMVEESTAASHALSGDIQALTSLLSQFRLSDFNERDRQSVLAHAA; this comes from the coding sequence ATGGTCGCGGCAAAGGCCAACCGGGATATGAACGCTTTGGCGGTGTTGGGTGCGGTCGATCCAAAAATCGATGACTTGTCGACGCGGCTCCGTGAATGGAACGAGAACATGGAGGCGCGTGTCTCCGGCGGCGTTGCCGACCTGTCCGCGCAAAACATCAACTCAATCGTCGGCAGTGGTGCGGTGCTGGCCTTTGCGATCATCGCAGCCATTTTCGGATCGATGGCGCTGGCGTCGGTAGCTATCGTTGCTCCGATCCAGCGCTTGCGTCAAAAGATGATGCGCTTGGCTGAAGGCGATCTCACAGTTGCGATCGATGAAACGGCTCGCGGTGACGAAATCGGCAGTATGGCGAAGAGTGTCGAGGTCTTCCAGGATAACGCTCGTCAGCGAGTAGCCCTGGAAGCGTCAGCTCGGCAGAAGGATCAGGAACTGGAGACGAGCCGCCGCTCGGTTGATGCGGAGAAGGCCGCGCATGCCCGTGATGTTGAAACCGCGGTTTCGACGTTGGCGGGTGCGCTGGGAAGACTGGCAGACGGCGATCTCAGTAACCGCATCGAATTGCCTTTCGGGGCCGGCCTCGATCGTGTGAGGCTGGATTTCAACGCCGCGGTGGACAAGCTTGAAAATACATTGCGCGCTGTTGGGGCAAATGCCCGTTCCATCGAAGCAAGTGCCATTGAAATTCGCGGTGCTGCGGATGAGCTTGCCCAACGGACCGAGCAGCAAGCCGCTTCGGTCGAGGAAACTGCGGCCGCGTTGGAAGAGATCACCACCGCAACTCGTGATGCTACGACCAGAGCCGAAGAAGCAGAGGGACTGGTGCGGCAGGCCCGTGAATCGGCGCAGGCTTCAGGTTCGATCGTCCAGCGAACGGTCGGAGCCATGAAAGCCATCGAAACCTCCTCGGTCGAGATCGGCAGTATCATTGGCGTCATCGACGAAATCGCTTTTCAGACCAACCTCCTTGCGCTCAACGCTGGCGTCGAGGCGGCTCGCGCCGGCGAGGCAGGCAAGGGATTTGCGGTCGTAGCGCAAGAGGTGCGAGAACTCGCACAACGATCGGCACAGGCGGCGCGAGAGATCAAAGCCCTGATCACCACCTCCAGCGAGCAAGTCCGGTCGGGCGTCGGACTTGTGAGCGAAACCGGAGATGCGCTGCAGGCGATTGTCGCCCGCGTCGAAGATATCAGCGGACGAGTGCGAGCCATTGCGACCTCGGCGAAAGAACAGCTCGTCGGCCTGCAGGAAATCAACGGTGCGGTAACAACCATTGACCAGACAACCCAACGTAATGCCGCCATGGTCGAAGAATCGACCGCGGCAAGCCATGCGCTATCTGGCGACATACAGGCGCTGACCAGTCTTCTCTCGCAGTTCCGCCTGTCGGATTTCAACGAACGTGACCGTCAAAGCGTCCTGGCTCACGCCGCGTAG
- a CDS encoding NAD(P)/FAD-dependent oxidoreductase, translating into MTMRIVSRAEVLLPVYDIVIVGAGPAGMAAAIEASRAGARVVVLDENPRCGGQIYREITRNRPGERRYLGADYWKGKPLAESFAASNTDYTAKATVWSIECADDADEHAHHRVGLTVAGVARMIEATAIILATGAQERPMPVPGWTLPGVMTAGAAQIALKSSGVVPNSPVVLAGCGPLLYLLASQLVDAGARNMTVLDTSQSLLRWEALRQLPGFLLSPYLVKGLGLLLKTKRNVRVVTGVQSLAILGQDHVEGVRFETRRGTESLQAETVLLHQGVIPGINLASAAGCPLTWNERQRAFEPVTDAEGRTPRRGILIAGDGAGIGGAQAAEIAGRIAALATLSDLGLTKVPVAVSSLRKLQRQRRRFLRGRDFLDALYAPRQAFLAPPDPQTIVCRCEEITAGKLREAVALGPPGPNQLKTFVRCGMGPCQGRLCAATVTEIMAAEKGMNPSEIGTYRLRSPVKPVRLAELAGLPHAPRALKAVTGRDPVDHQMNEEG; encoded by the coding sequence ATGACAATGCGGATCGTGTCCAGGGCTGAAGTGCTGCTTCCGGTTTATGACATCGTGATCGTCGGGGCCGGGCCGGCGGGAATGGCGGCTGCGATAGAGGCGTCGAGGGCGGGAGCACGGGTCGTCGTGCTCGACGAGAACCCTCGTTGCGGCGGCCAGATTTATCGCGAGATCACCCGCAACCGGCCGGGCGAGCGCCGCTATCTCGGCGCCGACTACTGGAAGGGAAAACCGCTCGCGGAGTCTTTTGCGGCGAGCAATACGGATTACACGGCGAAAGCCACCGTCTGGAGCATAGAGTGTGCCGACGATGCGGATGAACATGCGCATCATCGTGTGGGACTGACCGTGGCCGGCGTGGCGCGAATGATCGAGGCAACCGCCATCATCCTTGCGACCGGCGCTCAGGAAAGGCCGATGCCCGTACCCGGATGGACACTGCCGGGTGTGATGACGGCGGGTGCGGCCCAGATCGCGCTCAAGTCCTCCGGCGTCGTGCCGAATTCCCCGGTGGTACTCGCAGGCTGCGGACCGCTTCTATACCTGCTAGCAAGCCAGCTCGTCGATGCGGGCGCGCGCAACATGACGGTTCTCGACACATCGCAATCGCTCCTTAGATGGGAGGCGCTGCGCCAGCTGCCAGGCTTCCTGCTTTCGCCTTACCTTGTGAAGGGGCTCGGTCTGCTCCTCAAAACCAAGCGCAACGTGCGAGTTGTGACCGGAGTCCAGTCGCTCGCCATTTTGGGGCAGGACCACGTCGAGGGCGTTCGTTTCGAAACGCGCCGGGGAACCGAAAGCCTGCAGGCCGAGACGGTTCTGCTCCACCAGGGTGTGATCCCGGGCATCAATCTCGCAAGTGCCGCGGGTTGCCCTTTGACCTGGAATGAGCGCCAGCGTGCCTTTGAGCCGGTGACCGACGCCGAGGGACGCACGCCAAGGCGCGGCATCCTCATCGCCGGAGACGGCGCCGGCATCGGTGGTGCTCAGGCGGCGGAAATTGCCGGACGGATTGCCGCCCTGGCAACCCTTTCGGATCTCGGGCTGACAAAAGTGCCGGTTGCGGTTTCATCGCTCAGAAAGCTTCAACGGCAGCGCCGGCGCTTTCTGCGAGGGAGGGACTTTCTCGACGCCCTCTACGCGCCACGGCAGGCCTTTCTTGCCCCACCAGATCCCCAGACGATCGTTTGCCGGTGCGAGGAAATCACCGCAGGCAAGCTTCGCGAGGCGGTTGCGCTTGGACCTCCTGGGCCGAACCAGTTGAAGACGTTCGTTCGCTGCGGGATGGGGCCTTGCCAGGGCCGCCTCTGTGCCGCCACCGTGACCGAAATCATGGCAGCCGAGAAAGGAATGAACCCGAGCGAGATAGGGACCTACCGCCTGCGCTCACCGGTAAAGCCGGTGCGCCTTGCTGAACTTGCCGGTCTTCCACATGCGCCGCGCGCGCTGAAAGCCGTCACCGGAAGAGATCCGGTCGATCACCAAATGAATGAAGAAGGATAA
- a CDS encoding ornithine cyclodeaminase, giving the protein MQEKLNVVPFVSVDHMMKLVLATGVERFLIELAAYIEEDFRRWECFDKTPRVASHSSDGVIELMPTSDGETYGFKYVNGHPKNTRSGRQTVTAFGVLADVGNGYPMLLTEMTILTALRTAAMSAVAAKYLAPKGARTVAMIGNGAQSEFQAIAFKAILGIDKLRLYDIDPSATDRCQKNLAGMGFEIKTCSSSQEAVEEAEIVTTVTADKQNATILTDNMVGPGVHINAVGGDCPGKTELHRDILLRSDIFVEYPPQTRIEGEIQQLDPDHPVIELWQVIAGHATGRSGERQITLFDSVGFAIEDFSALRYVRDRLKDTGLYDELDLLADPDEPRDLFGMILRAAKHTPVAAKVGAL; this is encoded by the coding sequence ATGCAAGAAAAACTGAATGTCGTCCCCTTCGTGAGCGTCGACCATATGATGAAGCTGGTGCTCGCCACCGGCGTGGAACGCTTTCTCATCGAGCTTGCCGCCTACATCGAAGAAGACTTCCGGCGCTGGGAGTGCTTCGACAAAACGCCGCGCGTCGCCTCGCACAGCTCGGACGGGGTCATCGAGTTGATGCCGACCAGCGACGGCGAGACCTACGGTTTCAAATACGTCAACGGCCATCCGAAGAACACGCGCTCCGGCCGCCAGACGGTGACGGCCTTCGGTGTGCTCGCAGATGTTGGCAATGGTTATCCGATGCTGCTGACCGAAATGACGATCCTCACGGCGCTACGGACCGCGGCGATGTCGGCGGTCGCCGCAAAGTACCTTGCGCCGAAGGGCGCGCGCACCGTGGCGATGATTGGTAACGGCGCCCAGTCGGAATTCCAGGCGATCGCCTTCAAGGCGATCCTCGGCATCGACAAGCTGCGTCTTTACGATATCGATCCGTCCGCCACGGACCGATGCCAGAAGAACCTTGCCGGCATGGGCTTTGAGATCAAGACCTGCTCCTCCTCACAGGAGGCAGTGGAGGAGGCTGAAATCGTCACCACGGTCACGGCCGACAAGCAGAATGCCACGATCCTCACCGACAACATGGTCGGTCCCGGCGTTCACATCAACGCCGTTGGCGGTGACTGCCCTGGCAAGACGGAGCTCCACCGCGACATCCTGCTGCGCTCCGACATTTTCGTCGAGTATCCGCCCCAGACGCGCATCGAAGGCGAGATCCAGCAACTCGATCCGGATCATCCGGTGATCGAGCTCTGGCAGGTCATCGCGGGTCATGCCACCGGTCGTTCCGGTGAACGCCAGATCACCCTGTTCGATTCCGTCGGGTTTGCCATCGAAGACTTCTCGGCCCTTCGCTACGTCCGCGATCGGCTGAAGGATACAGGCCTCTATGATGAGCTGGACCTGCTCGCCGATCCCGACGAACCGCGCGATCTCTTCGGCATGATCCTGCGTGCCGCCAAGCACACTCCCGTCGCTGCCAAGGTTGGAGCACTCTGA
- a CDS encoding RidA family protein, protein MTERLLRTPTLHRIVKHDGIAYIGGIVADDESLDMAGQTREVLKKLDAYLEEAGSDRSKLLSATIFITDMNVKPAMDAVWKEWLAPEDLPARATIGVADLGERTLIELIATAHY, encoded by the coding sequence ATGACCGAACGGCTGCTTCGCACACCCACCCTGCATCGCATCGTCAAGCACGATGGCATCGCTTACATCGGCGGCATTGTTGCCGACGACGAGAGCCTCGACATGGCTGGCCAGACCCGAGAGGTTCTGAAAAAGCTGGACGCTTATCTGGAAGAGGCGGGGTCTGACCGATCGAAGCTACTTTCCGCGACGATCTTCATTACGGACATGAATGTCAAACCCGCGATGGACGCGGTCTGGAAAGAATGGCTGGCGCCCGAAGACCTGCCGGCGCGGGCGACCATCGGCGTCGCTGACCTAGGGGAACGGACGCTGATCGAACTCATCGCCACTGCGCACTACTGA
- the tam gene encoding trans-aconitate 2-methyltransferase → MTDVWSPSSYLKFEDHRTRPSIDLLARVVNENPAHVTDLGCGPGNSTALLAARYGARVITGMDSSPKMIEAARQRLPECMFHEADVSAWAPKAPQDVIFANAVLQWLPDHQTLLPRLIGSLQAGGTLAVQMPDNLDEPSHVSMRVAASDPRWSDRLAAANSERTTILSATEYWSILKSQARQVDIWRTTYHHPLQGLDGIVEWFKSTGLLPYLSRLPNDDRLAYLERYEALLKESYPVLPDGTVLLAFPRIFLVAVR, encoded by the coding sequence ATGACCGACGTCTGGTCACCATCATCATATCTCAAGTTTGAAGATCATCGAACCCGACCCTCGATCGACCTACTCGCACGCGTCGTGAACGAAAATCCTGCGCATGTGACCGACCTTGGTTGCGGTCCGGGCAACTCCACTGCGTTGCTTGCCGCGCGATATGGCGCTCGTGTCATTACCGGCATGGACTCGTCACCAAAGATGATCGAGGCGGCACGACAACGCCTTCCCGAATGTATGTTTCATGAGGCCGACGTTAGCGCCTGGGCGCCGAAAGCCCCGCAAGACGTAATATTCGCCAATGCTGTCTTGCAATGGCTCCCGGATCATCAAACGCTTTTGCCTCGACTGATCGGCAGCCTGCAAGCTGGCGGAACATTGGCAGTGCAGATGCCTGATAATCTGGATGAACCATCACACGTCAGCATGCGGGTGGCAGCTTCCGACCCAAGATGGTCTGATCGGCTGGCAGCGGCGAACAGCGAACGCACCACGATACTAAGCGCTACGGAATATTGGTCCATCCTAAAATCGCAGGCACGCCAGGTCGATATCTGGCGCACAACCTATCACCATCCGTTGCAGGGGTTGGATGGGATCGTCGAGTGGTTCAAGAGCACGGGACTTCTCCCCTATCTCAGCCGCCTTCCAAACGATGACCGGCTTGCGTATCTGGAACGTTATGAAGCGCTGTTGAAGGAAAGCTATCCCGTGCTTCCCGACGGCACAGTCCTTCTTGCATTCCCACGGATCTTCCTGGTCGCTGTGCGGTAG
- a CDS encoding (2Fe-2S)-binding protein, which translates to MLKRLREIQEPVSFIFDGTEMQAQRGDMLATALLAAGVAHVRRSVVSGAPRAPFCLMGVCFECLVTVDGVQNRQACLVEVEDGMTVLSQQATSSLPAPASVEEGRAP; encoded by the coding sequence ATGCTCAAGCGGTTGCGTGAGATCCAAGAGCCCGTGTCGTTCATCTTCGATGGCACCGAAATGCAGGCGCAGCGTGGAGACATGCTAGCCACCGCGTTGCTTGCGGCAGGCGTTGCTCATGTCCGTCGATCTGTCGTCAGTGGTGCGCCCCGTGCTCCTTTTTGCCTGATGGGCGTCTGCTTCGAATGCCTCGTCACAGTTGATGGCGTTCAGAACCGCCAGGCTTGTCTCGTTGAAGTCGAGGATGGAATGACGGTGCTTAGCCAACAGGCCACCTCGAGCTTGCCTGCACCTGCGAGCGTCGAGGAAGGGCGTGCGCCATGA
- a CDS encoding FAD-dependent oxidoreductase, which produces MQDADLTIIGGGLVGASIAWGLARSGVRPLVLDGSDLDLRASRANFALVWVQGKGLHAPHYALWSARSAREWPILAQALSEDSGIDVGLVQDGGFTFALSDEELASMHADMETIARETIGQAATFELLNGKETRARVPHLGPDVVGSIYSAADGHVNALRLFHALHVAMDRKGAIYRPNHNVDAIEPVADGFVLRGEGFSIFSRKIVLAAGLDNERLAPMVGLACPLKRSKGQILVTEKCRPFLPCLSPTIRQADEGGIMIGDSEETDTASITTSSDISAVLASRALRIFPALADLNVVRSWSGFRVKTVDGVPIYDQSEDYPGAFLVACHSGVTLAANHSLIVAPQIAASKLADDHSPFSARRFHAQAVA; this is translated from the coding sequence ATGCAAGACGCTGACCTGACCATTATTGGGGGCGGCCTCGTCGGAGCGTCCATTGCCTGGGGGCTTGCCCGCTCAGGCGTGAGGCCACTCGTTCTCGATGGTTCGGATCTGGACCTCAGGGCATCGCGGGCGAACTTTGCGCTGGTCTGGGTCCAGGGGAAGGGATTGCATGCTCCCCACTATGCGCTGTGGTCGGCCAGATCGGCGAGAGAGTGGCCGATTTTGGCCCAAGCGCTGTCGGAAGACAGCGGCATCGATGTTGGACTCGTTCAAGATGGCGGCTTCACCTTCGCACTTTCGGACGAAGAGCTCGCCTCCATGCACGCCGATATGGAGACTATTGCCAGGGAAACCATCGGCCAAGCTGCGACCTTTGAACTGTTGAACGGTAAAGAAACCCGAGCGCGCGTCCCGCACCTTGGCCCGGATGTCGTCGGATCGATCTATTCTGCGGCCGATGGGCACGTTAATGCATTGCGCCTGTTTCATGCGCTCCATGTCGCAATGGACCGGAAAGGGGCTATCTACCGCCCCAATCACAATGTTGATGCCATCGAACCGGTTGCCGACGGCTTCGTTCTGCGGGGCGAGGGCTTTTCCATTTTCTCGCGCAAGATTGTTCTGGCGGCCGGCCTCGACAACGAAAGGCTGGCGCCTATGGTGGGCCTTGCCTGTCCGCTCAAGCGCAGCAAGGGACAGATTCTCGTGACCGAGAAGTGCAGGCCTTTTCTGCCTTGTTTGTCGCCGACAATCCGCCAAGCCGACGAAGGCGGTATCATGATCGGCGACAGCGAAGAGACAGATACGGCCAGCATTACCACATCTTCGGATATCAGCGCCGTCCTTGCGAGCCGCGCTCTGCGCATTTTCCCGGCGCTTGCGGACTTGAACGTGGTGCGCAGTTGGTCCGGTTTCAGGGTCAAGACTGTGGACGGAGTCCCGATCTACGATCAGTCGGAAGACTACCCGGGTGCTTTCCTTGTGGCTTGCCATTCGGGCGTGACGCTGGCGGCGAACCATTCGCTTATCGTCGCGCCGCAGATCGCTGCCTCCAAGCTTGCGGACGATCATTCACCATTCTCGGCAAGGAGGTTCCATGCTCAAGCGGTTGCGTGA
- a CDS encoding methyl-accepting chemotaxis protein has product MLFVGVLSCGAVAAFAGFTSFATTEDLIGKHLEYVATTKRETILAKLNATLLETEALANTPGLVQLFDKLNVGFKNTPEDQRKHLSALKVEGGDLAKGTTDEAKFFVDNYLKADPWLKSLVAEHGYAGILLVNATGELVYSSGGDPLGVIDPSGALGAAIAQSADLKDAVMTDFSAATPGQPGVAYFAVGVADAFKPTARGGTLLIAISTELLDAISHQDSGFGPNGEAIVVGSDGKMRSTSRFADNKLAATTIDQEAFAQGTSLRVYRGHEVLAAPEPLAWGGHHWTVVALEPAAEIFAPAMAMIWKIVALTAATALVTLLVAVVASRSISRPITRLVSSMKLLASGDSSGDVEGVGRHDEIGDMSRAVLVFRENAIARVAAETDAKRSGETAERERRAVETERVERLSVQAGVVAQIGSSLSALADGILCRPIDAAFPEDYRQLKDDFNIALAQLRSTICTVIGQVNSITAIVGEMSNSTDVLAKRTEHQAVVLDGAVQTMNAISSGVSLTANAASAADALVSEAHSVAASSDEIVSQAVAGMAKIEDSSFQIATIVNVINDIAHQTNLLALNAGVEAARAGEAGKGFAVVASEVRALAQRSADAAKEIKELIDVSSQRVARGMELVGSTSELLKQIAGHIDRIRDVVSNIASTAANQARHLGEFKSTIREIDLSTQQTAAMAEESKAACMSLEDEAAHLLHLISKFELGEHAPATKEHSRVLVA; this is encoded by the coding sequence ATGCTCTTTGTGGGCGTCCTGTCTTGCGGCGCGGTGGCGGCCTTTGCCGGCTTTACGTCTTTTGCGACAACCGAAGACCTCATCGGCAAACATCTCGAATATGTGGCAACGACAAAACGCGAGACTATCCTCGCCAAGCTCAACGCCACCCTTCTTGAGACGGAAGCCCTCGCGAACACGCCTGGTCTGGTGCAATTGTTCGACAAGCTGAACGTCGGCTTCAAGAACACGCCGGAAGATCAGCGCAAGCACTTATCCGCGCTTAAGGTGGAGGGAGGTGATCTTGCCAAAGGCACCACTGACGAAGCGAAATTTTTCGTCGACAATTATCTCAAGGCGGACCCTTGGCTCAAATCGCTCGTGGCAGAGCATGGCTATGCGGGTATCTTGCTCGTCAACGCCACAGGCGAGCTCGTCTACAGTAGCGGGGGGGATCCGCTCGGCGTTATCGATCCGAGCGGTGCGCTCGGTGCTGCAATCGCACAATCCGCGGATCTCAAAGATGCGGTGATGACGGACTTCAGTGCCGCGACCCCGGGCCAACCCGGCGTTGCCTACTTTGCGGTCGGCGTCGCCGACGCATTCAAACCGACGGCGCGTGGCGGCACATTGCTTATCGCTATCAGCACCGAATTGCTCGATGCAATTTCGCACCAGGATTCGGGATTTGGTCCAAACGGTGAAGCAATCGTCGTCGGAAGTGACGGCAAGATGCGATCGACATCCCGTTTTGCAGATAACAAACTCGCTGCGACGACAATTGACCAAGAGGCGTTCGCGCAAGGCACGTCGCTCCGCGTCTATCGCGGACATGAGGTTCTGGCTGCGCCCGAGCCTCTCGCCTGGGGCGGCCACCATTGGACGGTCGTCGCGCTTGAGCCGGCAGCGGAGATATTCGCACCCGCCATGGCGATGATCTGGAAGATCGTCGCACTCACTGCGGCGACGGCCCTCGTCACGTTATTGGTTGCCGTTGTGGCGTCGCGATCGATCTCCCGGCCCATTACACGGCTGGTGTCGTCGATGAAGCTGCTTGCCTCCGGCGATTCGAGCGGCGACGTGGAAGGCGTCGGCCGGCATGACGAGATCGGCGACATGTCTCGGGCGGTGCTCGTCTTTCGGGAGAATGCAATTGCGAGGGTGGCTGCGGAGACGGACGCCAAAAGAAGCGGAGAAACGGCGGAACGGGAACGCCGGGCAGTGGAGACGGAGCGCGTCGAACGCCTCAGCGTTCAGGCGGGCGTTGTCGCCCAAATCGGCAGCAGCCTGTCCGCGCTCGCTGACGGCATTCTTTGCCGACCAATTGATGCCGCGTTTCCGGAAGACTACCGTCAACTAAAGGACGACTTCAACATTGCCCTGGCGCAGCTGAGAAGCACGATCTGCACGGTGATCGGGCAAGTGAACTCGATTACAGCAATTGTCGGCGAGATGAGCAATTCGACGGATGTGCTGGCGAAGCGCACCGAGCATCAGGCTGTCGTGCTTGATGGCGCGGTTCAGACGATGAACGCCATTTCGAGCGGTGTGAGTCTCACAGCAAACGCTGCAAGCGCGGCCGACGCTTTGGTGTCCGAGGCCCATTCCGTGGCCGCATCTTCGGACGAGATTGTTTCGCAAGCCGTCGCCGGCATGGCCAAGATTGAAGATTCGTCCTTTCAGATCGCCACCATCGTCAATGTCATCAACGACATCGCGCACCAGACAAACCTTTTGGCCTTGAATGCGGGCGTCGAGGCTGCCCGGGCCGGGGAGGCTGGTAAGGGGTTTGCCGTCGTTGCCTCCGAAGTGCGAGCGCTTGCCCAGCGTTCGGCAGACGCTGCGAAAGAGATCAAGGAACTGATTGACGTGTCATCGCAGCGCGTCGCGCGAGGCATGGAGCTCGTCGGTTCTACCAGCGAACTCTTGAAGCAGATCGCCGGGCATATCGATCGGATCAGGGACGTCGTTTCCAATATCGCGTCCACGGCCGCCAACCAGGCGCGGCACCTCGGGGAATTCAAGTCGACGATCCGGGAGATCGATCTATCGACCCAACAGACGGCGGCCATGGCCGAAGAGTCCAAGGCTGCCTGCATGTCGTTGGAGGATGAAGCTGCCCATTTGCTGCATCTCATCAGCAAGTTTGAACTGGGCGAACACGCACCGGCTACCAAGGAGCACTCTCGTGTCCTGGTCGCATAG
- a CDS encoding arginine deiminase family protein, giving the protein MSQTRSVYEFNSAIVREPCTSVVNGLRADDRGGPTYEGIKVEHDAYIAAMRDAGVEVTVLPPLEAFPDSIFVEDPALVFTNGAILLRPGTPSRVNETAEIAPVLREKFETVLELPAPGQADGGDIMYTPNGVLIGLSARTDKIGAEALVACIEKLGGKARIAETPKGVLHFKTASSLLDDETVIATAALADAAVFEGFRKIVVPAGEEPAANVLRVNDVVFASAYYPRTLEILDSHGYKVVPLKTAEIEKIDAGLSCMSLRWYRQGVRSGNHVI; this is encoded by the coding sequence ATGTCGCAGACCCGATCCGTTTATGAGTTCAACTCCGCCATCGTCCGTGAGCCGTGCACTTCGGTGGTCAACGGCCTGCGTGCCGATGACCGCGGCGGTCCGACCTACGAAGGTATCAAGGTCGAGCACGACGCCTATATTGCAGCCATGCGCGATGCAGGGGTCGAGGTGACCGTCCTGCCGCCGCTCGAAGCCTTCCCGGACTCGATCTTTGTCGAAGATCCGGCGCTGGTGTTTACCAACGGCGCCATATTGCTTCGCCCTGGCACCCCGAGCCGGGTCAACGAAACGGCGGAAATCGCGCCGGTCCTGCGCGAGAAGTTCGAGACTGTGCTTGAACTGCCCGCGCCCGGTCAGGCGGATGGCGGCGATATCATGTATACGCCGAACGGCGTGCTGATTGGCCTCTCTGCTCGCACCGACAAGATTGGCGCCGAGGCTCTGGTTGCCTGCATCGAAAAGCTTGGTGGAAAGGCCCGAATTGCCGAAACCCCAAAAGGGGTACTGCACTTCAAGACGGCTTCCTCACTGCTCGACGATGAAACCGTGATCGCAACTGCCGCACTTGCCGATGCTGCCGTGTTCGAGGGTTTCCGCAAGATCGTCGTACCGGCAGGGGAAGAACCAGCGGCCAACGTGCTGCGTGTCAACGACGTCGTCTTCGCCAGCGCCTACTATCCGCGCACGCTCGAAATCCTCGACAGCCACGGCTACAAGGTCGTGCCACTGAAGACCGCCGAGATTGAAAAGATCGACGCAGGCCTCTCGTGTATGTCGCTGCGGTGGTATCGTCAGGGTGTGCGTTCCGGCAACCATGTTATTTGA